One genomic window of Glycine soja cultivar W05 chromosome 9, ASM419377v2, whole genome shotgun sequence includes the following:
- the LOC114425385 gene encoding SUN domain-containing protein 3-like, which translates to MQRSREALLQRRRAKTQLSLSLLFVLWPLIFLFSRAHGYTPTPSVRLSNWKEDKHRQCKTSNSANKCLLKETHDYILPNYKEDCDTPTVVDAQMSDHLPWAVPLGLDEFKSRAISSKIKSGTSGSSGSVMHRVEPGGAEYNYASASMGAKLLGSNKEAKGASNILSRDKDKYLRNPCSAEDKFVIIELSEETLVDTIEIANFEHHSSNLKAFELLGSLSFPTDVWVFLGNFTASNVRHAQRFVLQQPKWVRYLKLNLQSHYGSEFYCTLSVVEVYGVDAVERMLEDLIHTQDNLLAPGDGNADKMTVSPHPNPPESEDAHQNTFGGINSYPASDISSANHEKLNSNVPDPVEEIRQQVGRMPGDTVLKILMQKVRTLDLNLFVLERYMEDLNTRYVNIFKEYSKDIGGKDILIQNIKEDIRNLVDQQDAITKDGSDLKSWKSHISMQFGHLLRDNAVLRSEVNEVRRKQASLENKGVLVFLVCCIFSMLVILRLSLDMATSVYRVLQSVNRTDCSRKFCAVSSSWFLLLLNCIIIIFILTL; encoded by the exons ATGCAGAGATCACGTGAAGCTCTTCTACAAAGAAGAAGAGCTAAAACTCAACTCTCTCTCTCGTTGCTTTTTGTTTTATGGCCTCTAATCTTCCTCTTCAGTCGCGCTCATGGTTACACTCCTACACCCTCAg TTCGATTGTCAAATTGGAAGGAAGATAAGCACCGACAGTGTAAAACCTCTAATTCTGCTAATAAATGTTTGCTCAAAGAAACTCATGATTACATTCTCCCAAATTATAAGGAAGATTGTGATACTCCCACTGTAGTGGATGCTCAAATGTCTGATCACTTACCTTGGGCTGTGCCTCTCGGTCTTGATGAATTCAAGAGCAGGGCAATTAGTTCTAAAATTAAGTCTGGCACTTCTGGTTCCTCTGGAAGTGTTATGCATAGAGTGGAGCCTGGTGGTGCAGAATACAATTATGCTTCAGCCTCCATGGGAGCAAAATTATTAGGTTCTAACAAAGAAGCCAAAGGCGCCTCTAATATCTTAAGCAGAGACAAAGATAAGTATCTTCGCAATCCATGTTCCGCCGAAGACAAATTCGTCATCATAGAACTTTCTGAAGAAACCTTGGTAGATACAATAGAAATAGCTAATTTTGAGCACCATTCTTCCAACTTAAAAGCTTTTGAACTTCTCGGAAGTCTGAGCTTTCCAACAGATGTTTGGGTTTTCCTTGGGAATTTCACTGCCTCAAATGTGAGGCATGCTCAGAGGTTTGTTCTTCAGCAGCCTAAATGGGTGAGATACCTAAAGTTGAATCTTCAAAGTCACTATGGTTCTGAATTTTATTGCACACTAAGCGTAGTTGAAGTTTATGGTGTGGATGCTGTTGAGAGGATGCTGGAGGATTTGATACATACTCAAGATAATCTATTGGCACCTGGAGACGGTAATGCTGATAAAATGACAGTATCACCCCATCCTAATCCTCCTGAGAGTGAAGATGCTCATCAAAATACTTTTGGAGGGATCAATTCTTATCCTGCTTCAGATATCTCTTCTGCAAATCATGAGAAACTAAATAGTAACGTTCCTGATCCAGTGGAAGAAATCCGTCAACAAGTTGGCAGGATGCCTGGGGATACTGTTCTCAAGATTCTGATGCAGAAAGTTCGTACTCTAGActtaaatttgtttgttttggagCGGTATATGGAGGACTTAAATACTAGATATGTCAATATTTTCAAAGAGTACAGCAAAGACATTGGAGGAAAAGATATACTTATACAGAATATCAAAGAAGACATTAGGAATCTCGTTGACCAGCAAGATGCTATA ACAAAAGATGGAAGTGATCTCAAATCTTGGAAGTCCCATATTTCCATGCAGTTTGGTCATCTACTCAGGGACAATGCTGTTTTGAG GTCCGAGGTTAATGAAGTCCGCAGGAAGCAAGCATCTTTAGAAAACAAGGGTGTGTTAGTGTTCTTAGTGTGTTGTATTTTTTCAATGCTAGTTATATTACGGCTATCTCTAGATATGGCTACGAGTGTCTATAGAGTATTACAAAGTGTTAATAGAACAGATTGCTCCAGGAAATTTTGTGCCGTTAGCTCTTCATGGTTTCTCCTATTATTGAAttgtatcattattatttttatattaactcTGTGA